The following proteins come from a genomic window of Flavobacterium crocinum:
- a CDS encoding SusC/RagA family TonB-linked outer membrane protein yields MTNFIRKIKAPDYGSGFDLKKKLTLLCVLVSLSQVHAFSTESSSKIGAEKVQPQNSISGQVKDSKGVPLPGASVLIKGTKKGTITDFDGKFTLAGDENSILVISFVGFVTQEVAVNGKTNINIKLEDSAASLDEVVVVGYGKMKKKDLTGSIVQVKAEALANQNPQTVQDLLRGVPGLKVGYDPSAKGGGSLQIRGQTSVYNPDGANHNSPLIILDGMQFYGELSEINPDDVGQIDILKDASATAVYGSKAAAGVIVISTKKGKAGKPIINVTTNLTIVNESAYRNVYSPEGYIKYRQDWETAKTYGTNTTTGNYEAWVTGTAAGKPGYYASPDQLSQYGITEAQWLAYQPASQIQGKSLNEVWGLRLGITDATLLKNFTEGKTHDWYNSTFRTGINRDNNLSVSGASDKVNYYMSLGYLTSEGAIQGNDYTAVRANMKVDAKITDWLEFGANVNFQDRSDGDISVGTGTNYWDANMLRNSPFANFKEANGDYARQPMGPTIGGYNYYYDRQYMDLDRGYTVLNTIFNTKVTLPFGITYSFNAAPRYEFFYNRYFQSAGNKNWNAVNIGVDRENGKKFTWNINNTITWDHTFNGKHHIIATFVQEAEDLKTWSDRIDANNIQPSDALGYHNIANATLANSTFTATDTHQTGDALMARLFYSFDDRYMITGTVRRDGYSAFGASYPYATFPSVALGWNFNKEKWFHWEPLSTGKLRLSWGKNGNRSLADPYLALANLSSGTGATMGYIDASGNIVDMKYLGIDRMANPNLQWEKTTASNIGLDLGFLNDRITTTIDVYKSVTHDMIMSQRLPEFTGFSSIATNLGEVENKGIEISLTTLNMKRPNFEWTTMVAFSYNKNTINKLYGNMEDIKDANGNVIGRKEADDKTNGWFIGKPISQIWDYKVIGIWQKDEAVEAALYGQRPGDPKVENSYTADDVNGKPTYNEKDKQFLGQTTPPINWSLRNEFTFYKNWNLAINMYSYMGHKSMDGRYMNTYNDGSLYTNNYNPFVNPYWTIDNPTNDWARLDARGPAGAGTAKLYDRSFIRLDNISLAYSLPKDLITRLHVRNFKIYASVQNVATWSASKQWKYYGDPETGGLATRMFNLGFNVSL; encoded by the coding sequence ATGACAAACTTTATTAGGAAGATTAAGGCTCCTGATTATGGATCTGGATTTGATTTGAAAAAGAAACTCACACTACTTTGTGTATTAGTTTCATTGTCTCAAGTACATGCATTTTCTACTGAATCGAGTAGTAAAATAGGAGCAGAAAAAGTACAGCCACAAAACAGTATTAGTGGACAAGTAAAAGACAGTAAAGGTGTTCCGCTTCCGGGAGCATCAGTTTTAATTAAAGGAACAAAAAAAGGAACTATAACAGATTTTGACGGAAAATTTACTTTAGCGGGAGATGAGAATTCCATATTAGTAATATCGTTTGTTGGTTTTGTAACTCAGGAAGTAGCAGTAAACGGCAAAACGAATATTAATATAAAATTAGAAGATAGTGCAGCTTCATTAGACGAAGTGGTGGTAGTGGGATATGGTAAAATGAAGAAAAAAGATTTAACCGGATCAATTGTTCAGGTTAAAGCAGAAGCTTTGGCAAACCAAAACCCACAAACTGTTCAGGATTTATTAAGAGGTGTTCCGGGTCTAAAAGTAGGCTATGACCCTTCTGCAAAAGGAGGAGGATCTTTGCAGATTCGAGGGCAGACTTCTGTTTACAATCCTGATGGCGCAAATCATAACTCGCCGCTTATTATTTTAGACGGAATGCAGTTCTACGGAGAACTTTCAGAAATTAATCCTGATGATGTTGGCCAGATTGATATCTTAAAAGATGCATCTGCGACAGCGGTATATGGTTCTAAAGCGGCAGCTGGGGTTATTGTTATTTCGACAAAAAAAGGAAAAGCAGGCAAGCCTATTATTAATGTTACTACAAACTTGACGATTGTCAATGAAAGTGCTTACAGAAACGTATATTCTCCGGAAGGATATATAAAATACCGTCAGGATTGGGAAACTGCTAAAACGTATGGCACCAATACAACAACCGGAAACTACGAGGCGTGGGTTACAGGAACAGCAGCCGGTAAACCGGGTTATTATGCAAGTCCGGACCAATTAAGTCAGTACGGAATTACAGAGGCGCAATGGTTAGCGTATCAGCCGGCTTCACAAATTCAAGGAAAAAGTCTGAATGAAGTTTGGGGATTGCGTTTAGGAATTACCGATGCAACGCTTTTAAAGAACTTTACAGAAGGAAAAACACACGATTGGTACAATAGTACTTTTAGAACAGGAATAAATCGCGACAATAATTTAAGTGTTTCTGGAGCAAGTGATAAAGTAAATTATTATATGTCTTTAGGATATTTAACATCAGAAGGTGCTATTCAGGGTAATGATTATACTGCTGTTCGTGCCAATATGAAAGTAGATGCTAAAATTACTGATTGGCTTGAATTTGGAGCAAACGTTAATTTTCAGGATCGTTCAGATGGAGATATATCTGTTGGAACAGGAACGAATTATTGGGATGCCAATATGTTAAGAAACAGCCCGTTTGCTAACTTCAAAGAAGCAAATGGTGATTACGCAAGACAACCAATGGGACCAACAATTGGTGGATATAACTACTATTATGATCGCCAATATATGGATCTTGACAGAGGATATACTGTATTGAATACTATTTTTAATACAAAAGTAACTTTGCCTTTTGGGATTACGTACTCATTTAATGCTGCACCACGCTATGAATTCTTTTACAATCGTTATTTCCAGTCGGCTGGCAATAAAAACTGGAATGCTGTTAATATTGGAGTGGATAGAGAAAACGGTAAAAAATTCACCTGGAACATAAACAATACCATAACATGGGATCATACATTTAATGGAAAGCACCATATTATCGCAACTTTCGTTCAGGAAGCAGAAGATTTAAAAACATGGTCGGATCGTATTGATGCAAATAACATCCAGCCATCAGATGCTTTAGGATATCATAATATCGCCAATGCAACACTTGCTAATAGTACTTTTACAGCAACAGATACACATCAGACAGGTGATGCTTTAATGGCAAGACTTTTCTATTCCTTTGACGATCGTTATATGATTACTGGAACAGTTCGTCGTGATGGATATTCCGCATTCGGGGCTTCATATCCTTATGCTACTTTCCCTTCTGTAGCATTGGGCTGGAATTTTAATAAAGAAAAATGGTTTCATTGGGAACCGCTAAGCACTGGTAAATTACGTTTATCATGGGGTAAAAATGGAAACAGATCGCTCGCTGATCCTTACTTGGCTTTAGCCAATTTAAGTTCAGGAACGGGTGCAACTATGGGATATATCGATGCTTCAGGAAACATTGTAGATATGAAATATCTGGGAATAGACCGTATGGCAAATCCTAATTTGCAATGGGAAAAAACAACAGCATCTAATATTGGTCTTGATCTTGGTTTCTTAAATGACAGAATTACAACTACAATTGATGTTTATAAGTCGGTTACTCACGATATGATTATGAGTCAGCGTTTACCTGAGTTTACCGGATTTTCATCGATTGCAACCAATCTTGGAGAGGTTGAAAATAAAGGTATTGAGATCAGTCTTACTACTTTAAATATGAAGAGACCAAACTTTGAGTGGACTACGATGGTTGCTTTTTCATACAACAAGAATACGATTAACAAATTGTATGGCAATATGGAAGATATTAAAGATGCCAATGGAAATGTTATTGGAAGAAAAGAGGCAGACGATAAAACCAACGGATGGTTTATTGGCAAACCTATTTCTCAAATCTGGGATTATAAGGTAATTGGAATCTGGCAAAAAGATGAAGCGGTTGAAGCAGCACTATACGGACAGCGTCCGGGTGACCCAAAAGTAGAAAACAGCTATACTGCTGATGATGTAAACGGAAAACCAACTTATAACGAAAAAGACAAACAATTTTTAGGGCAGACAACACCACCAATTAACTGGTCGCTTCGCAATGAATTTACATTTTATAAAAATTGGAATTTGGCGATCAATATGTATTCGTACATGGGACACAAATCAATGGATGGACGTTATATGAACACGTACAATGATGGTAGTTTATATACCAATAACTACAATCCGTTTGTAAATCCGTATTGGACAATTGACAATCCAACAAATGACTGGGCGCGTCTTGATGCCAGAGGACCTGCAGGAGCTGGAACAGCAAAATTATACGATCGCAGTTTTATACGTTTAGACAATATTTCTTTGGCGTATTCACTTCCAAAAGATCTTATAACCCGCTTGCATGTGAGAAATTTCAAAATCTATGCTTCTGTTCAGAATGTGGCAACTTGGTCGGCTTCTAAACAATGGAAATATTATGGTGATCCGGAGACTGGCGGGCTTGCTACCCGAATGTTCAATTTAGGATTTAACGTTTCACTTTAA
- a CDS encoding glycoside hydrolase family 88/105 protein, with protein MAIASLSLATIGCKTGNVKQENGIKESKKEVIAIIDKVNNRWQSTHPESGNAFWHVSAYHTGNMEAYKVTQNKKYLDYSMAWAEKNQWMGAKSTDKSEWKYNYGETDKYVLFGDWQICFQTYIDLYNFTGKNDPKKIARAREVMEYEMSTPQNDYWWWVDGLYMVMPVMTKLYNVTENEMYLEKLHSYLQYADSIMYDEEAKLYFRDAKYVYPKHKSANGKKDFWARGDGWIFAGYAKIIQDLPKSAKHREEYISRFKDMAKALAATQKKGGYWTRSILDPEHAPGPETSGTAFFTYGFMWGINNGFLDKKEYLPIVQKSWNYLTTFALQPDGTLGYVQPIGEKAIPGQVVDKNSTADFGVGAFLLAASEVYRYVK; from the coding sequence ATGGCAATAGCTTCTCTTTCTCTTGCGACTATTGGATGTAAAACAGGAAATGTAAAACAGGAAAACGGAATAAAAGAATCTAAAAAAGAGGTAATTGCTATTATCGATAAAGTAAATAACCGTTGGCAGTCAACACATCCGGAATCAGGAAATGCTTTTTGGCATGTTTCCGCTTATCACACTGGAAATATGGAAGCTTACAAAGTAACCCAAAACAAAAAATATTTAGATTATTCGATGGCTTGGGCGGAGAAGAATCAATGGATGGGTGCGAAATCAACTGATAAATCAGAATGGAAATACAACTACGGAGAAACAGATAAATATGTATTGTTTGGAGACTGGCAGATTTGTTTTCAAACCTATATTGATTTATACAACTTTACAGGAAAAAATGATCCTAAAAAAATTGCCCGTGCCCGTGAAGTGATGGAATATGAAATGAGTACGCCACAAAACGATTATTGGTGGTGGGTTGACGGCTTGTATATGGTAATGCCGGTAATGACAAAGCTGTACAACGTTACAGAAAATGAAATGTATTTAGAAAAACTCCATTCTTATTTACAATATGCGGACAGCATTATGTATGATGAAGAAGCAAAGCTATATTTCCGTGATGCTAAATATGTGTATCCAAAACACAAAAGTGCTAATGGGAAAAAAGATTTTTGGGCTAGAGGAGATGGCTGGATCTTTGCAGGTTATGCCAAAATTATTCAGGATTTACCAAAATCGGCTAAACATAGAGAAGAGTATATCAGCCGTTTTAAAGATATGGCCAAAGCTCTCGCTGCCACACAGAAAAAAGGCGGCTATTGGACAAGAAGTATTCTGGATCCTGAACATGCACCGGGGCCAGAAACCAGCGGTACAGCCTTTTTTACTTATGGTTTTATGTGGGGAATTAACAACGGCTTTTTGGATAAAAAAGAATATCTTCCAATAGTGCAAAAATCATGGAATTACTTAACCACTTTTGCGCTGCAGCCAGATGGGACTTTGGGATATGTCCAGCCTATTGGCGAAAAAGCAATTCCGGGACAAGTTGTCGATAAAAATTCCACAGCTGATTTTGGAGTTGGCGCTTTTTTATTAGCGGCGTCAGAGGTTTATCGTTATGTGAAATAA
- a CDS encoding hybrid sensor histidine kinase/response regulator transcription factor, producing MKNRILLFLMLLVCFPAQPQSDGELSASKFGQEKYTIGYIGIKNGLANNAVTSVYKDKRGLMWFGTYDGISRYDGYNFLNFRNEPNDSNSLNNNRVVSICGTKDEIWIGTKGGISVYNYLNNHFSRRYYLNAKNSKTEPIDFVVNKIMDFKSVMYIGTAGKGLLYCGAKQKRIIQIPLYVKGKLQWDYHVQGMDFDQLGKFWCFVQGVGLVTMDATAKKLVVVLSDFQQGNCILCDKFSNIWVGVDGGLLKYNSINKTHRIYANQELQNPISDLMCKPDKKELWIATNGNGIVKYSYASDSFSLFNANSDEQKLNSNAISSLFSDNENRVWVGTLRGGVNKIEERKSPFTTISKNEKIKNTIPSDFILSLSEQDSDHLWIGTDGAGASLWNRKTNTFTNYSHSSNNTNSISNNFVSSIVTDSRGTWFATYGGGVCLFNSQTHNFKKYTFFNPKVGANQKNFWVLFRAKNNVLWAASPDDEGLYRYNERQDKFDFIDAKIRGIISIAEDSKGNLWIGNFTDLVEFNPKTMQRKVIDLKYPVRSVIAVSPEKMLVGTEGGGLLIFNPQTLQKKFLTQKDGIPNNSVLNIVKDNKGDYWCSTYNGIFVYNAQTGHITSYHDADGLQSNQFNYNAALKLSTGEILFGGIKGFNIINTKINTQIHDFPKLVITTIKVNNKVYDQSNLTSFGIDKLKLPYDESMLNIDFAALEYSLPEKISYAYFLEGWDSQWHYVDNIRSANYSKITEGDYVLKIKSTNAEGIWSKSAISLPITILPPWYRSGFAYFIYFMMICLAIYVVDKYQRQQANLKYEVKLSQDLAKQEKELNEKKITFFTNISHEFRSPLTMIINPLKDIIYGTDQQIDPGAIEMVYSNSRRLLSLVDQLLLFRKTETETGKLKIGQIDIVELAKEVFSCFVHHAKVKKIDYSFSISEERVLVYVDREKIEMALFNLISNALKFTEKENGSVAVNLRCTDNEVIIKVIDNGEGVSDADKEKIFNLFYQSNNNIKNNRKGFGIGLYLVKQFVNQHHGAVSCYDNENGGSIFEIKIPLGKEHFGDIEIREDLSDRTLFLEEALEDTVIQENVLKTIEEPETVSDLIKDAKSILVVDDNAQIRNYLKRILSAKYHITLAENAEIALTLIRKVQPDLIISDVVMGEMNGVAFCKHIKSDEELKHIPVILLTGGTSEEVKLKGAEVGADDYITKPFDNDYLLARISGILARRDSEQNYLLNSVTKKEANLKLSDEDKKLIERIVDIIDANLDVENFNVHDLAFHLGMSYSLVYKKIKKITGKSVSEFTRNVRLRKVATLLITTDLQISQAASIAGFGDIKYFRKHFQQFYNINPSEFKKKYQNVKDNKYILNESFWKST from the coding sequence TTGAAAAACAGAATTCTATTATTTTTAATGCTTTTAGTTTGCTTTCCGGCTCAACCACAGTCGGATGGGGAATTATCTGCTTCTAAATTTGGACAGGAAAAATATACTATCGGCTACATCGGGATAAAAAACGGACTTGCCAATAACGCTGTTACTTCGGTTTACAAAGACAAAAGAGGCCTGATGTGGTTTGGTACTTATGATGGAATAAGCAGATATGACGGCTATAATTTTTTAAATTTCAGAAATGAACCAAACGATTCTAATTCACTAAATAATAATAGAGTTGTAAGTATTTGCGGAACCAAAGATGAGATTTGGATTGGTACAAAAGGTGGTATAAGTGTTTACAATTATCTCAACAATCACTTTAGCAGAAGATATTATCTAAATGCAAAAAACTCTAAGACAGAGCCAATAGATTTTGTAGTTAATAAGATCATGGATTTTAAATCGGTTATGTATATCGGCACCGCTGGTAAAGGACTGCTTTATTGTGGAGCCAAACAAAAAAGAATTATTCAGATTCCGCTTTATGTAAAAGGAAAACTGCAATGGGATTACCATGTTCAGGGAATGGATTTTGATCAATTGGGTAAGTTTTGGTGTTTTGTTCAGGGAGTTGGTCTTGTGACTATGGATGCAACGGCCAAAAAACTGGTTGTCGTTTTATCTGATTTTCAGCAGGGGAACTGCATTTTGTGTGATAAATTTTCTAATATTTGGGTAGGAGTTGATGGTGGTTTATTAAAGTATAATTCAATAAATAAAACACATCGCATTTATGCAAATCAGGAATTGCAAAATCCTATTTCCGATTTGATGTGCAAACCGGATAAAAAAGAACTTTGGATTGCTACCAATGGTAACGGAATAGTAAAATATAGTTATGCATCGGATAGTTTTTCTTTGTTTAATGCCAATTCAGATGAGCAAAAATTAAATAGTAACGCTATTTCTTCGCTTTTTTCGGATAATGAAAATAGAGTTTGGGTTGGAACTTTAAGAGGAGGCGTTAATAAAATTGAGGAAAGAAAAAGTCCTTTTACGACCATTTCTAAAAATGAAAAGATAAAAAATACGATTCCAAGTGATTTTATTCTTTCCTTATCTGAGCAGGACAGCGATCATTTATGGATAGGAACAGACGGAGCAGGAGCAAGTTTGTGGAATAGAAAAACCAATACATTCACAAATTATTCCCACAGCTCCAATAATACCAATTCGATATCTAATAATTTTGTTTCCTCAATCGTAACTGACAGTAGAGGAACTTGGTTTGCGACTTATGGTGGCGGTGTCTGTTTGTTTAATTCGCAGACTCATAATTTCAAAAAGTACACCTTTTTTAATCCTAAAGTGGGAGCAAATCAAAAGAATTTCTGGGTGCTTTTTCGCGCTAAGAATAATGTTTTGTGGGCGGCTTCTCCAGATGATGAAGGGTTATACCGCTATAATGAAAGACAGGATAAATTTGATTTTATTGATGCCAAAATCAGAGGAATCATTTCAATTGCAGAAGACAGTAAAGGAAATCTTTGGATAGGGAATTTTACGGATTTAGTCGAATTCAATCCAAAAACAATGCAACGCAAAGTCATTGATCTTAAATATCCGGTACGATCTGTTATTGCTGTTTCGCCTGAAAAAATGCTTGTAGGAACAGAAGGAGGAGGGCTTTTGATCTTTAATCCGCAGACGCTGCAAAAGAAATTTCTAACCCAAAAAGATGGAATTCCAAATAATTCGGTATTAAATATTGTAAAGGATAATAAAGGAGATTATTGGTGCAGCACTTATAATGGAATATTTGTTTACAATGCTCAAACGGGACATATTACAAGTTATCATGATGCTGATGGTCTTCAGAGCAATCAGTTTAATTATAATGCGGCGCTTAAACTTTCAACGGGTGAAATCCTTTTTGGCGGAATCAAAGGTTTTAATATCATAAATACAAAAATTAATACACAGATTCATGATTTTCCAAAGCTGGTTATCACGACAATAAAAGTAAATAATAAGGTTTATGATCAATCCAATTTAACTTCTTTTGGAATCGATAAACTGAAATTACCTTATGACGAATCAATGCTCAATATTGATTTTGCTGCTTTAGAATACAGTCTTCCTGAAAAAATTTCTTATGCTTATTTTTTAGAAGGATGGGATTCGCAATGGCATTATGTAGATAATATTCGAAGTGCCAACTATTCTAAAATCACAGAAGGAGATTATGTGCTGAAAATCAAATCTACTAATGCTGAAGGAATCTGGAGCAAAAGTGCTATTTCGCTCCCGATTACCATATTACCTCCTTGGTACAGAAGCGGTTTTGCTTATTTTATATATTTCATGATGATTTGTCTTGCTATTTATGTAGTCGACAAATATCAGCGTCAGCAGGCCAATCTTAAATACGAAGTAAAACTTTCGCAGGATTTGGCAAAACAGGAAAAAGAACTTAATGAGAAAAAAATAACCTTTTTCACTAATATTTCTCATGAGTTCAGATCGCCTTTAACCATGATTATTAATCCTTTAAAAGATATCATTTACGGAACCGACCAACAGATTGATCCTGGTGCTATTGAAATGGTTTACAGCAATTCAAGAAGATTGTTGAGTTTGGTAGATCAGCTTCTTTTGTTTAGAAAAACGGAAACCGAAACGGGAAAACTTAAAATTGGTCAAATTGATATTGTAGAATTGGCTAAAGAAGTTTTTAGTTGTTTTGTGCATCACGCCAAAGTCAAAAAAATAGATTACAGTTTTAGTATTTCTGAAGAAAGGGTATTGGTCTATGTAGACCGGGAAAAAATAGAAATGGCTCTGTTTAATTTGATTTCGAATGCATTAAAATTTACAGAAAAGGAGAACGGAAGTGTTGCGGTTAATTTGCGCTGTACAGATAATGAAGTTATCATAAAAGTGATTGATAATGGCGAAGGAGTTTCAGATGCTGATAAAGAGAAAATATTTAATTTATTTTATCAGTCCAATAATAACATAAAAAACAACCGCAAGGGATTTGGTATTGGACTTTATTTGGTGAAACAATTTGTAAATCAGCATCATGGCGCGGTTAGCTGTTATGATAATGAAAATGGCGGATCCATTTTTGAAATTAAAATACCTTTAGGAAAAGAACATTTTGGGGATATTGAAATCAGGGAAGATTTAAGTGACAGAACCTTATTTTTAGAGGAAGCTCTGGAAGACACCGTGATACAGGAAAATGTATTGAAAACCATTGAAGAACCTGAAACAGTCAGTGATTTGATTAAAGATGCCAAAAGTATTTTGGTTGTAGATGATAATGCCCAAATAAGAAATTATTTAAAACGGATATTATCCGCAAAATATCATATTACTCTAGCCGAAAATGCTGAAATAGCTTTAACTCTAATTAGAAAAGTACAACCCGATTTGATTATTTCTGATGTTGTGATGGGAGAAATGAATGGAGTTGCTTTTTGCAAGCATATCAAATCAGACGAAGAATTAAAACATATTCCTGTGATATTGCTTACCGGAGGAACTTCGGAAGAAGTGAAACTTAAAGGAGCCGAAGTTGGAGCCGATGATTATATTACAAAACCTTTTGACAATGACTATTTACTAGCCAGAATCAGCGGGATATTGGCGCGACGTGATAGTGAGCAAAATTATCTGCTTAATTCAGTTACCAAAAAAGAAGCGAATCTAAAATTATCTGATGAAGATAAAAAACTCATCGAACGAATTGTAGATATAATTGATGCCAATTTGGATGTGGAGAATTTCAACGTCCATGATTTGGCATTTCATTTAGGAATGAGTTATTCTTTGGTATATAAAAAAATTAAAAAGATTACCGGTAAATCGGTTTCAGAGTTTACCAGAAATGTACGTTTGCGAAAAGTAGCGACCTTATTAATCACAACAGATTTACAGATAAGTCAGGCCGCTTCAATTGCCGGTTTTGGCGATATTAAGTATTTTAGAAAACACTTTCAGCAATTTTACAATATAAATCCTTCCGAGTTTAAGAAGAAATATCAAAACGTAAAGGATAATAAATACATACTGAATGAAAGTTTTTGGAAATCAACGTGA